cacactcatacacgcacacacacacacacactcacgcactcacacacacactcacacacacactcacacacacacgcacactcacacactcacacacgcacactcacacactcgcactcacacacacacacactcacactcacacactcacacactcacactcacacacacacacacactcacactcacacactcacactcaccctcacacgcacactcacacactcgcactcacacacacacacactcacactcacacactcacactcacacacacacacacacacacacactcacacacacgctcacacacacacacacacacacacacacacacacacactcactgactctcactcactcacacacacacacacacacactcacgcacacacactcacgcacacacgcacacgcttacacccacacccacactcacacactcacactcacacacacactcacactcacacactcacacacacacacacacgcacactcacactcacactcacacactcacacgcacacgcacactcacactcacactcacactcactcacacactcacacacacacactcacactcacacacacactcacacacacgctcacacacacacacacacacacactcacacacacactcactgactctcactcactcacacacacacacactcacgcacacacacacacactcacacacacactcacacactcacacactcacacactcacacacactcacacacacacacacacacacacacacgcactcacactcacacacactcacactcacacacacactcacactcacaggcacacgcacacagacacacacactcgcactcacacacacgcacactcacacacacacacacacactcgcactcacacgcacacacacacacacacacactcacacacacacacacacacacacacacacacacacacacgcacactcacacacacacacgcacactcacacgcacacatacacacacgcacactcacacacacacacacacactcgcactcacacgcacacacacacacacacacacacacactcacacacacacacacacacacacacacacacacacacacacacacacacacacacacacacacacacacacacacacacacgcacacgcacactcacacacacacacacacactcgcactcacacgcacacacacacacacacacactcacacacacacacacacacacacacacacacacacacacacactcacacgcacacacacacacactcacacacacacacacactcgctcgctCGTTTGAGCGCCGAACCTTAGCCGCTCTCGCTGTTTCTCATCCGTTTTGCTCTCCGGTGAACAGATTGCGGATTTCGGGCTCTCAAAATGGCGGCAGCTGTCCATCAGCAAGGCGTCGGGCTCCAAGCCGCCGGAGATGGGGGGCACAGTGATATACATGCCCCCAGAGGAGTACGAGCCCTCCAAGACCCGGCGCACCGACGTCAAACACGACGTTTACAGGTGCGCTCGCACTGcctacccacaatgcctctttccttaaaggtacaacaggtacgatttgtgtgttaaaacattgtgaatcccttcctgtcgttgaaaaaggctcactgacgtgttgactcaccctctgcatgtggttatagtccttaaatttgggtttcaaaatatgcagttgacgggctgacacttgaaaattggttctactAAGATCCTTGCAGCTGTTGGGcgcttgagcagggcccttgagcaaggcccttaaccccacattgctcaagggagggattgccccctgctgagtctaatcaactgtaagttgttttggttaaaaatgtcagctaaataaatgtaatgtatatatgtatatatataaaaacaaaagaaaacaaacaacttAATATAAGTGGGACTCCCCCTAAATTACATTTAGAAAGGCTGTTACTTTTGGTTGTGCTGAGTTaaatcaaatgtattcagtagcTACATTCGTGAAAAGATCCAGCCACAGTGTTGCAAATTTTTAACAAATGGTAAAGCCAGGGGAAAGTTGCTTATGTAAGGAGTTGAGTACGATCCATCGCCTCCCCCCGTGGTTGGTTTTTACTGGaagttaaattttttttaatttttgcaaaGGGAGGTTACTGCAGTCAGAATGTGTTTGTTATGGCCAGCGTGCCTCACTCATCTGAAGCGTTCAGGCTTTCTCTGTTGCAACTGGGCAGTCATGGGACTCTGGGAGGGACCGCGTTCCaatcacttcctcttcctgaaaCAGGCAGCTTCCATGGCCAGCTTCTGTGCTGTACAATGCTCAGAGTAACTGCAGCTCAACTAACCCTGTCAGGCCTTTACTGTCCTTCtgtttaatctgtgtgtgtttctgtgtgtttgtgtgcgcgtgtgtgtgtgtgcgtgtatgtgtgtgtgtgcgtgtttgtgtgtgcgtgcgtgcgtgcgtgcgtgcgtgcgtgcgtgcgtgcgtgtgtgtgtgtgtctgtgtgtgtgtgcgtgtttgtgtgtgtgtgtgtgtgtgtgtgtgtctgtgtgtgtgtgtgtgcacattcttTCAGTTATGCCATCATTATGTGGGAAGTGCTGTCCAGGAGGATACCGTTTGAAGGTACAGTTTATATTCATGCAACAACAATgtccttaataataataataataataataataataaaattgtggGACAGTCCATCCTCATAGATATGATCTACTTTCTACTCTtccactccctctgtctctccctctccgtgccccactccctctctctccctctccgtgccccactccctctctctctcagaggccACTAACCCCATGCAGATCATGTTCAGTGTTTTGCGGGGCCACAGGCCGGACACGGGGCCCGACAGCCTGCATCCCCAAATCCCGAGCAGGGAGACCCTCATCGACCTCATGACCCGTGGCTGGACCGGCAGCCCTGAGGAGCGCCCCACCTTCCTCCGTGagactcctcttcctctctgtcctattctctccatctctccatctctccatctctccttctctaatTCTCCCcgtctctcattctcactctcgatctctctttgtctctcactctatctctgtctcacCCTCTCTATCTATATCTCACTCTCTtcatctctgtctctatctctctatatcTACACACGtagtaacaacaacaatacataAAAAGGTATTTCCTTATCAGATGTGCAGTCCACTCCCCTTGTAAGAACACACCTTTAGATGATTACTGCCTTGTCGTGCGTGAGTGAACCAGTGCAATACCAAGAGTTCTCTCAACCCATATTTGACTACAGACTAAAAATAGTATGTTCAGGAAATGAGAATAGAGGCCATTCTGTTACTAATAACTAAAAAGTAGTATGCTTAGAGAAACCCATGCTCTAACCTCATACATATATACTGTCAACAGATTTGTGATCAGCTCAGCGAGCTTGACCAGTGGACTATGGACATTAATCAGCTTCCAAACCACCATAAATTACTGTTTTTGTATGTTACCAAATGGTGGTAGACAAACACGGATGAGGAGGTTTTAAGCAACAGCAGAACGTCACCTTGCGCACTCCTGCCTatgtgaggagtgtgtggtcTCCGCTGGCAGAGGCCTTGCGTAGAGAATGGTCCTTCCTTTCCTGGCAGAGAAAGTGTTTGTGACTGAACCCTGTTTCGGTTTCTTGTGCTGGGTGAGAAGTCCTGTCTGGCCacattctccagcgcctctgaCAGGAATTGAAACTGCTTTTAGGCTGCTGTGAACCGCCTGATAATATTAGCAAATTCTCAACTACTTGCTTTGCCCCGTAAAATGTTTCAGttcgttttattttgtttttatacctCCACCAAGGAAGTTGCAACGATGTCCGATTTCAgtttaatataaatgtattttatgtcgTGCATTTCTGGATCCCAAGTCCGCTTTACTCATAATGCTCTCAGGCAAACAAACTATGGACCCGTCATTTAGggctaaaactgaaatgaaaacttCAGAAGATTGGTGAAATATCCCCCTTTTACCCCCAGGCCTAGCGGCTTCTAGTGTGTCTGTGAACATAATTGTATTGTTTCCATTTCTGATCGGTCCATAAgccaccacaccaccccaaaaaaaaaaaaaaaaaaagtgctgacTTGTTcgttttccgccattttgtgtctcgCCCTCCGTGCAGAGTGTCTGATCGAGCTGGAGCCCATGATCCGCAGGTTTGACGAGGTGGAGGTCCTGGAGGCCGTGCTACAGGTGAAGAGGGCCAAGGTGAGTCCACCgcactgatccagggtcagccCAAACGGCCAGTTCCTTGGCCAGAGTAAGGCCTCGAACACcctcagaggtcagaggtcagggttcGCAGAGGTGAGCGCGGGGTCAGCGCACCGACGGCGCGGTTGACGCGGCTGTGTCGGCCCGCAGGCGCTGACCCGTATCCCAGCAGCCCCGGCGTGCTGCgtgaagaaggaggagaagacgCTCAACACGCCGAGGGATCACGGCTCCCCGTGGCTGGTCAGTCTGCGCCCTGCGGCACACCTCTTCTGCCtttgtttcagttttagttttagttttagttttagttttagttttagttttagttttagttttagttttagtttttgtttgagtttttttCAGCGCTGTCCTTTGGCTTCAAGGCTAGGGAAGTACAACTTACGAGTGGAGTATCTTACTAGTAGTAataacattacatcacattacattacattacattacattacatcacatcattggcatttggctgaagctcttatccagagcgacgtacagttgattagactaagcgggagacaatcctgccctggagcagtgcagggttaagggcctaagTCAACTAACCGTGAGCTGAAAAATCCCAAGGAACAGTTCCAACAAGTGTAGAGTCCAAGCTAGCGAGCTACGAGGTACTTTACAACAAAACCAGCTCATAAATGCTGTGGCACCATGATTACTTGTATATCCTAGCTAACTGGTTATTCATCTTTAAGTCATTAAGAAGTCGAGTGGATAATAAACGATTAATCTCCTCGCAGTTTGTTAGCTAGATCGAATTGAAATTTTATATCCACGAATGAAACCTCTACTTGATGACCGAGTAGCAAAATGCCGTGGCGTTACCACAAAATTacgctgtgtgcagaaaatatgttttgccgttagtgagtgactgtgtgattacACCTGCTGAGTGTCGGTTTAGGTTAATGGACTGTTAAGTTAGCTAGTTACGTTGTTAGCTGATTTACGTTTTGTCAACGTTTTTATGTTCGCAACGCATAAATCAAGAGTATTGATAGGTTGAAAGTTACGGCTAACTAGCCtacgtttgaactgaagtacagctggCGCAACACAGTCCTACTGAGGGCAGGCAGAGGGTCGCAGCAGCAGTGAAGGGACCCCTCTTAGATATtggttttcttctgttacaCGCCAACCGTCCGACCTTTATGTGAGAgctgatattgactgggcaccattgtaatgtttttttatttgttttgttttctgacgGATGGCACGCCGTGGAAGCCTAACCCTTACCGCAGTCTTACCGCGAAAGGgaatgggttgctatggccGCTTGTCCTCCAACACGTCGTCATCGTCGTCAAGGAAATTGTCATGTGATTAAGAACGGCCCATAGAGTGTGTCCTGGCAGCCCCGTCAGTGGGAGGGGGAGTAGTCTGTGGACCCCTCCAGGTTTTGGCGATGCCTCCAAGCTGTTCTCACTTTTCTCTCTCACCACACAGGGTGTGATCCGTCCTGTGTGATccagtgtgttttattttattttattttttactataGAAACTAGGTTAGTTGTCTAGGttatttccattatttatctctttttttttttttctctggtcAGGACACAAGCTCTGCCTCCGGCTCCTTTTCCTCCCAGGAAGCAGATATGTCCCAGCCCGGGTTTCTGACCACCACCACCGCCCCGCCACCCGAAGGCAAGTCCCTCTCTCATCGCAACACACTGTCTTCTGTCACGATAGTGTCCGTCCTGTGACAATGTACTCTTCTGTCACGATAGTGTCCGTCCTGTGACAATGTACTCTTCTGTCACGATAGTGTCCGTCCTGTGACAATGTACTCTTCTGTCACGATAGTGTCCGTCCTGTGACAATGTACTCTTCTGTCACGATAGTGTCCGTCCTGTGACAATGTACTCTTCTGTCACAATGTCTGTCTCGTGTAACAGTCCCTCATGTCACCAGACAGTGTCTCTTTTGTCATCCtgtcacagtgctgtgtgtgtcccgCCTGTCATAACTGTCACAACAATCTTTCTCCTTCAAATGACCTGACCTGCCTGACCTAACAGTAAACCAGGTTTCACAGCCTGCTATATATAGGTGACCACATACAGTCTATGCATTATACAGCCGTTTACAGACAGGATGTGAGATGCTGTTCGCACAGGGCCCTGACGTGGTGTGTGGCCTGTGGTATTTTTGGAAATGCAGAGGTTTGTATTGTGTACAGAAAAATGGAAATTTTGCCTTACATCGGGACATCCCCGGTTCAGGGGATTGCCTGGGGAAAACCGTAAAAGCTGTGACCATGGAGGTTGCCGACCCAACCCCCGCCCACCCCAAACCCGTAGCTTCTtaacactgccccctggtgttgAGCTGGAGCCCCTGCACCTCAGGGCTGCACTGCAGGTCCATACAGAAGCATCGCgcccattgcattacattacattgcattattggcatttggcagacgctcttatccagagcgacgtacaacaaagtgcatacccataacccgggataagtgcgctgaaagaccctagagggaagtacaatttcaactgccacctgcacaacaaaaataaggaccagggcctatttgatttttatttgtagTTTTACCTTGTAGCTTAGAAGCCCGTGTATATTAAACAAACCGGGcggggggcctgtagcgtagtggttaaggtaaaggactgggacaggcaagtttgggggtttgaatcccagtgtagccacagtaagatccgcacagccgttgggcccttgagcaaggcccttaaccctgcattgctccaggggaggattgtctcctgcttagtctaatcaactgtacgtcgctctggataagagcaaatgccaataatgtaatgtaatgtaatgtaaaccttCACTGTTTTGCATAGCGGCCGATCTGTATCAAGCATTATTGCATGCTTTagaacaggggtcggcaaccctggtcctggagacccgcagggtgtgctggctttcgttgttgcttggcattaattgatcaatgaaagccgttgattgcacagttaactcacctcacctggtttcttgggtctgagtcgcttgcttattttaaggtggagacggaagccagcacaccctgcggctctccaggaccagggttgccgacccctgctttagaaTGTTGTGGACAAGTTGACGTCATTGATCGGTGTGATTGTTTGAGATGGGTTGGTTGATTTTATTGGATGGCATAAAGCGCTGACGTCATTGGTCggtatgattggctgatgcgaTTGGTTGACTTGTTCGAAAAAGGATGAGAAATAGGGTTGACTTCACTGGTAGATTTGATTAGACGGCACAAACGGcggatgtgattggttgaatttGGCGGTTGACACGATTGGCTCTGTCTCCTGTGACGTGCAGACAATTGCTGTTCGCCTGACCCCAGCTTTAAAGAAGAGGAGCCACACAAACCCTTCGGGAGCGGTAAGAGGACCTCCACGCCGCTCATAACGGGCCTTAATAAGTCTCTTTACCATACGTGTAACAATCAGGTTTTATTGATCATGTTTATTGATCGAGTTTTACCTTTCAACTGATGTTGtgctttatttttcctttcattttataggtaatttctttatattttagtCTTCTAATGTAGTGTCTCTCTTTGTATCCTTCAATTAAAATGATGCGTATATACGTTTTTAGGTGAGGTTCTAGCATGAGCCCACCTGGGGGTTTCCGAACCTCTCCTGCACGCTGGTGaagtatttgttctgtataacTGCCCTGCTCAGTGCTGAGTGCTGAAGTGGCAGAGTGTTAAGGGTGTTGCAGTGGGGTGTGCGGAGGTGGGAGGGAACACTTCAGCTATTGACTTGATTGAGGTGTTAGAAAGATGAGCGTAGGTAAGAACATATCTTGATAATATGGGTAAATGTTTCTGCTCGTTCTCCTGTCAGACCCCTCGTTTGTGTTGCCCCCCCCGGATAAGCCCGGGTCCCTGGTGGACCCACGTTTTGAGAGCTCTGACAATAACCTGCACGACTTTGGGCAGATGGCTCAGCCCCCACCGGGGCCCAAGACCCCCTTCAAGCAGGGCATCAccggggagagtgtgtgtgactgcctgACCTTGCAGGCACGCCCTGCAGgtgtgtcacatgaccctgcagccacgcctcccccccatgtgtgtcacatgaccctgcAGTCACGCCCCCCATCTATGTCACATGACCCTGCAGCCACGCCCCCATCTATGTCACATGACCCTGCAGCCACGCCCCATCTATGTCACATGACCCTGCAGTCACGCCCCCCATCTATGTCACATGACCCTGCAGCCACGCCCCCCCATGTATGTCACATGACCCTGCAGCCACGCCCCCCATCTATGTCACATGACCCTGCAGCCACGCCCCCCCCCATGTATGTCACATGACCATGCAGCCACGCCCTCCCCCAACGTTGCCATTTTTACGTATTAACTGAGCGATTCAAGTGTTACCAAACCAATACCAACCGTGCAACCCCTCTTCCCCCGCCctggccccccacccccctcgctCCCCTGTTGCCGTGGCAGCGGAGTGGATCCAGGCCCGGCGGGAGGAGGTGATCCGGCAGATGACGGAGGCGTGTCTCAACCAGTGCCTGGACGCGCTATTGGCCCGCGACCTGCTGATGCGCGAGGACTACGAGCtggtggccaatcagatgacGCGCACGGCCAAGGTGCGGCAGCTGCTGGACATGTGCGACCGGCAGGGCGAGGAGTTCTGCAGGGTGGTGGTGAAGAAGCTCCAGGACAACAGGCAGATGGGCCTGCAGCCCTTCCCCGACATGAGCTCCCCCACGGGGCCTTCACCCAGCGCACCCAGTGCCCCCACCATCAGCTACACGCACACCCGCAATGTGTtctaacactcactcacacacactcactcacacacactcacactcactcacacactcacacacacactctctcactcacacactctctctgatctcacacacacactcacacacacactctctcactcacacactcacacacacactctc
The sequence above is a segment of the Conger conger chromosome 4, fConCon1.1, whole genome shotgun sequence genome. Coding sequences within it:
- the LOC133126831 gene encoding LOW QUALITY PROTEIN: receptor-interacting serine/threonine-protein kinase 2-like (The sequence of the model RefSeq protein was modified relative to this genomic sequence to represent the inferred CDS: inserted 1 base in 1 codon), producing the protein MEHSGCVNMCNLTSTLPVIPYRKLTDLHYLSRGGFGTVFRALHSDWRTTVAIKCLKLDSPVGERERNCLLREAEVLHKARFNYIIQIFGVCNEPEFFCIVTEFMSNGSLDQFLHEKDLYPQLAWXLRLRVLYEIALGVNFLHNMTPPLLHQDLKTQNILLDAEFHVKIADFGLSKWRQLSISKASGSKPPEMGGTVIYMPPEEYEPSKTRRTDVKHDVYSYAIIMWEVLSRRIPFEEATNPMQIMFSVLRGHRPDTGPDSLHPQIPSRETLIDLMTRGWTGSPEERPTFLQCLIELEPMIRRFDEVEVLEAVLQVKRAKALTRIPAAPACCVKKEEKTLNTPRDHGSPWLDTSSASGSFSSQEADMSQPGFLTTTTAPPPEDNCCSPDPSFKEEEPHKPFGSDPSFVLPPPDKPGSLVDPRFESSDNNLHDFGQMAQPPPGPKTPFKQGITGESVCDCLTLQARPAAEWIQARREEVIRQMTEACLNQCLDALLARDLLMREDYELVANQMTRTAKVRQLLDMCDRQGEEFCRVVVKKLQDNRQMGLQPFPDMSSPTGPSPSAPSAPTISYTHTRNVF